One part of the Mustela erminea isolate mMusErm1 chromosome 11, mMusErm1.Pri, whole genome shotgun sequence genome encodes these proteins:
- the SEC61G gene encoding LOW QUALITY PROTEIN: protein transport protein Sec61 subunit gamma (The sequence of the model RefSeq protein was modified relative to this genomic sequence to represent the inferred CDS: inserted 1 base in 1 codon) → MNGRVGGLEGRDSASGSGXPGSVSFCATCRWRVRCWLTGIMDQVMQFVEPSRQFVKDSIRLVKRCTKPDRKEFQKIAMATAIGFAIMGFIGFFVKLIHIPINNIIVGG, encoded by the exons ATGAACGGAAGGGTGGGCGGGCTAGAGGGCAGAGACTCGGCTTCCGGTTCCG GCCCTGGTTCAGTCAGCTTTTGTGCTACGTGTCGCTGGCGTGTGAGGTGTTGGCTGACAG GCATCATGGATCAGGTAATGCAGTTCGTTGAGCCGAGTCGGCAGTTTGTGAAGGACTCCATTCGGCTGGTGAAAAGATGCACTAAACCTGATAGAAAAG AATTCCAGAAGATTGCCATGGCAACAGCAATAGGATTTGCTATAATGGGATTCATTGGCTTCTTTGTGAAATTGATCCATATCCCTATTAATAACATCATTGT